A part of Cannabis sativa cultivar Pink pepper isolate KNU-18-1 chromosome 6, ASM2916894v1, whole genome shotgun sequence genomic DNA contains:
- the LOC115695089 gene encoding uncharacterized protein LOC115695089 codes for MVACPFTTACLDRGLGFSFRIGDTEFGSWFESFCNTHPGDDIDKLAMILWGVWGARNDLLWNKKIASVERVVSAAITYLELWKVAQLKNGGVSASPSQVSAKSELWSKLSLGELKVNCDAAIFSREKSHGLGWIARDSAGVLLTAAAVKINGDVDPVVVEAMSMKEALS; via the coding sequence ATGGTTGCTTGTCCTTTCACTACGGCATGTTTGGATCGGGGTTTGGGTTTTTCTTTCAGGATTGGAGATACTGAATTTGGATCCTGGTTCGAGAGCTTTTGCAATACTCACCCAGGAGATGATATTGATAAATTGGCTATGATTTTATGGGGTGTTTGGGGAGCTAGAAATGACTTGCTTTGGAATAAGAAGATTGCTTCTGTTGAAAGAGTTGTCTCTGCTGCAATTACATACCTTGAACTATGGAAAGTTGCTCAGTTGAAAAATGGAGGTGTCTCGGCATCTCCTAGCCAAGTCTCGGCTAAATCTGAGTTATGGAGTAAACTGTCTTTGGGTGAGTTAAAGGTTAATTGCGATGCAGCCATTTTTTCTAGGGAAAAGAGCCACGGCCTGGGGTGGATTGCTCGAGACTCTGCTGGTGTACTTCTTACTGCTGCTGCCGTGAAAATAAATGGTGATGTCGACCCTGTGGTGGTTGAAGCAATGTCAATGAAGGAAGCATTAAGTTAG
- the LOC115695659 gene encoding small ubiquitin-related modifier 1, translating to MSSHTNSNEGENGKEKNLDDVQPKHITLKVKGQGDNEVSFKMKRTAPLDVLMKRYCEEMSLDMKSLAFLYDGRLVKPFNTPEKLGMEENDLIDAMLHMSGGC from the exons ATGTCAAGCCACACCAATTCCAACGAAGGAGAAAATGGAAAGGAAAAGAACCTTGATGATGTTCAACCAAAGCATATCACACTTAAAGTGAAGGGCCAG GGTGACAATGAGGTGTCTTTTAAGATGAAGAGAACTGCCCCGCTTGATGTTCTTATGAAGCGTTATTGTGAAGAAATGAGTTTGGACATGAAATCTCTTGCATTCCTTTATGATGGTCGCCTTGTTAAACCTTTCAACACTCCAGAAAAG TTGGGAATGGAAGAAAATGACCTAATTGATGCAATGCTACACATGAGTGGAGGGTGCTAA